The following are encoded together in the Arthrobacter sp. Y-9 genome:
- a CDS encoding AAA family ATPase — MIVWINGTHGAGKTTTAALVQQLIPGSRVFDAEKVGETLMDISPGLPATDNFQHWPPWRSLVVETAREVLEYTGGTLIIPMTVLVEAYWREISSGLAGYGIPVKHVVLHADTGTLRSRIAGDLVLGPNSPFRLKHLEPYAQAAGTWLPRVAELVDTTHLTPSETARRVVDAAGR, encoded by the coding sequence ATGATCGTGTGGATCAATGGCACCCATGGAGCCGGCAAGACGACGACGGCGGCGCTGGTGCAGCAGCTCATCCCGGGATCTCGGGTATTCGACGCCGAAAAGGTCGGCGAGACGCTCATGGACATCTCCCCCGGCCTCCCCGCCACGGACAACTTCCAGCACTGGCCCCCGTGGCGATCGCTCGTGGTGGAGACGGCCCGTGAGGTGCTCGAATACACGGGCGGCACGTTGATCATCCCGATGACGGTGCTCGTCGAGGCGTACTGGCGCGAGATCAGCTCTGGTCTGGCCGGGTATGGCATCCCGGTGAAGCACGTCGTGCTCCACGCCGATACGGGCACGCTCCGGTCACGCATCGCGGGCGACCTGGTTCTGGGGCCCAACTCGCCGTTCCGGCTGAAGCACCTGGAACCGTACGCCCAAGCCGCCGGCACGTGGCTCCCTCGGGTGGCTGAACTCGTCGACACCACCCACCTCACACCGTCCGAGACGGCGCGCAGGGTCGTGGACGCGGCAGGTCGGTGA
- a CDS encoding alpha/beta hydrolase codes for MTAVRKTIRRNDGTIISLFDQGGEGPTLILLHGLAGSAREFLPTAASLKGRFRVLAVDQRGHGLSTRRPADLTRDAFAQDVVAVIEELAPGQAVVVAGQSMGAHTAFLTAAARPDLIDRLIMLEGHPGGNENPSEAVRIGQFFASWPPVFPNVETAREALGSSELARAWIADLEPISAGWRPRFDADVMQRVIEHVHVPRWKEWEQLKVPTVAIFAENGMFTDGEKDEMIRRRPDTRRVDLPGGGHDAHLDALTQWLSVLDRALTAGIP; via the coding sequence GTGACTGCTGTCAGAAAGACCATCCGCCGGAATGATGGCACTATCATCTCCCTCTTTGACCAGGGCGGAGAGGGCCCGACACTCATACTGCTTCACGGCCTTGCAGGGAGCGCCCGTGAATTTCTGCCGACGGCCGCTTCTTTGAAAGGCCGATTCCGCGTGCTGGCAGTCGATCAGCGGGGCCATGGCCTGAGTACCCGCAGGCCAGCGGATCTGACGCGCGATGCGTTCGCGCAGGACGTCGTCGCGGTCATCGAGGAACTGGCGCCTGGCCAGGCGGTCGTAGTGGCAGGGCAGTCCATGGGTGCTCATACGGCATTCCTGACGGCCGCCGCGAGACCCGATCTCATCGACCGCCTGATCATGCTCGAGGGCCACCCTGGAGGCAATGAAAATCCCTCGGAAGCCGTCCGGATCGGGCAATTCTTCGCGAGCTGGCCGCCAGTCTTCCCGAATGTGGAGACCGCACGGGAAGCGCTTGGAAGCTCGGAACTGGCCCGCGCTTGGATCGCCGACCTCGAACCCATCTCGGCAGGATGGCGGCCACGGTTTGATGCGGACGTCATGCAGCGTGTCATTGAGCACGTCCATGTGCCGCGTTGGAAGGAGTGGGAGCAACTGAAGGTACCCACCGTCGCTATTTTCGCCGAGAACGGGATGTTCACGGACGGCGAAAAAGACGAGATGATCAGACGGCGCCCGGACACCCGTCGGGTCGACCTACCCGGCGGCGGTCACGACGCGCATCTCGACGCCTTGACGCAGTGGCTCTCTGTTCTGGATCGAGCGCTGACTGCAGGCATTCCGTAA
- a CDS encoding FMN-binding protein has protein sequence MRARAAWGGALSAAAILLGSWSASKVPGSQTVASAAGSVTPSTGARSAAGSQPTAGTGGGSGTGSTADGSAPTDAATSSGAKASGTYTGSVISTRYGNVQVQVVLAQGTITDVIALQLTDQDGRSQQISSMAAPILRQEVLAAQSASVDSVSGATYTSEGYLQSLQAALDQAQ, from the coding sequence GTGAGGGCCCGGGCAGCCTGGGGTGGAGCATTGTCTGCCGCGGCCATCCTGCTGGGCTCGTGGAGCGCGAGCAAGGTCCCTGGATCGCAGACCGTGGCCTCTGCCGCCGGATCCGTCACCCCATCGACTGGGGCGCGTTCCGCTGCCGGATCTCAGCCCACCGCGGGTACGGGAGGCGGGTCCGGCACCGGCAGCACAGCCGACGGCTCCGCACCGACGGACGCGGCGACGTCGTCGGGGGCCAAGGCGAGTGGCACCTACACGGGAAGCGTCATCAGCACGCGCTACGGCAATGTCCAGGTTCAGGTGGTCCTCGCCCAGGGCACGATCACGGACGTCATCGCCCTGCAATTGACGGACCAGGACGGGCGGTCCCAGCAGATCAGCAGTATGGCCGCACCGATCCTGCGGCAGGAGGTGCTGGCGGCCCAGTCGGCGTCGGTTGACTCGGTCTCGGGTGCGACCTACACGTCTGAGGGCTATCTGCAGTCCCTCCAGGCGGCGCTGGACCAGGCGCAGTGA
- a CDS encoding lipase family protein, whose protein sequence is MTSLTRRVATAAAVSLLTVLSLLPGAPAQAAPLTDPGDATRPAFYQAPAQLPAQNGAVIKAEPAPFHLDPLNLRGTLITSQRIMYKTTNRTGAPVGVTGTVITPKTAWSGPGKRPLISFAVGTQGLADQCAPSRLLAFAAEYEEVFVGTLLSRGYAVAITDYEGLGTAGIHTYMDRASQGRAVLDMARAAIALPGTGLSPQSPIGVDGYSQGGGAAAAAAELAPSYAPELQIKGVSAGAVPADLTAVGTSLDGGLYAEFMLFALDGLFSSYGVDPASFLNAAGQAKAVEVSNHCVWNLPQNSYVKMSNLSSSGQSFTQLAQQAPISTMLADQLIGRARPGAPVLITHSVADDVIPYRVGKGLAQRWCTSGATVNFVPTPVPTHVGGAAPHFAATLAFFEARFRGLPATNNCWTL, encoded by the coding sequence ATGACATCGTTGACCCGCCGCGTCGCCACTGCGGCCGCGGTTTCACTGCTCACCGTCCTCTCGCTGTTGCCCGGGGCCCCGGCCCAGGCGGCTCCTCTCACCGATCCGGGTGACGCGACCCGGCCCGCGTTCTATCAGGCGCCGGCACAGCTCCCGGCCCAGAACGGCGCCGTCATCAAGGCCGAACCGGCGCCCTTCCACCTGGACCCTCTCAATCTGCGCGGCACGCTCATCACGTCCCAGCGGATCATGTACAAGACGACCAACCGGACCGGCGCCCCTGTCGGTGTCACCGGCACGGTGATCACTCCCAAGACCGCCTGGTCCGGTCCCGGAAAACGACCGTTGATCTCGTTCGCCGTCGGCACGCAGGGCCTTGCTGACCAGTGTGCTCCTTCCCGTCTGCTGGCCTTCGCGGCGGAGTACGAAGAGGTGTTCGTCGGCACGCTGCTGAGCCGGGGTTACGCCGTCGCGATCACCGACTACGAGGGACTGGGCACTGCGGGCATTCACACCTACATGGACCGCGCCTCCCAGGGCCGCGCCGTGCTGGACATGGCCCGGGCAGCCATCGCCCTTCCGGGGACCGGGCTGAGCCCGCAGTCACCGATCGGCGTCGACGGGTATTCGCAGGGTGGCGGGGCCGCGGCGGCCGCGGCCGAACTCGCCCCGAGCTATGCCCCGGAACTCCAGATCAAGGGGGTCTCCGCCGGAGCCGTTCCCGCGGACCTCACCGCGGTCGGAACGTCGCTGGACGGCGGCCTGTACGCCGAGTTCATGCTCTTCGCGCTGGACGGGCTGTTCAGCTCCTACGGTGTCGACCCGGCGTCGTTCCTCAACGCTGCCGGGCAGGCCAAGGCCGTGGAGGTCTCCAACCACTGCGTCTGGAACCTGCCGCAGAACAGCTACGTGAAGATGTCGAATCTGTCCTCCTCGGGGCAGTCGTTCACGCAGCTTGCCCAGCAGGCGCCGATCTCGACGATGCTGGCGGATCAGCTCATCGGGCGCGCGCGTCCCGGGGCTCCCGTGCTGATCACGCATTCCGTCGCCGATGACGTGATCCCGTACCGGGTCGGCAAGGGGCTGGCTCAGCGCTGGTGCACGTCGGGGGCGACCGTGAACTTCGTTCCGACTCCGGTGCCGACCCACGTCGGCGGAGCGGCGCCGCACTTCGCGGCGACCCTGGCGTTCTTCGAAGCGCGGTTCCGGGGCCTTCCCGCGACGAACAACTGCTGGACGCTCTGA
- a CDS encoding ferredoxin reductase family protein has protein sequence MDTIAGTRWTPAEEAPRPADPGRTWRRALRRRLLVADLAVVVGWASTALAVGLYLLNGGLAAIASPADAVNGLGIVTGLAGTNLILIMVVLAARIPWLDRAVGQDVVMGWHRSLGKPVLYLLTAHAVLLTVGYALQDGTSVIAETMSFLGVGDLLYAYIAFALLLTVVVTSLVAVRRRFAYEFWHVVHLLSYAAVLFALPHQLSVGGVLADGTAQRSYWILLYVLAYAAILWFRVVKPVALSLRHRFRVEAVEWIAPDVVSLHLRGRAGHRLPLSGGQYANWRFLTVRDWWHAHPLSFSARGDDGGVRLTVRLTGSGTRALSALRPGTPVMFEGPYGLFTKAARTKRSVALVAAGIGVTPIRSLLEELAPAPGEATILLRAGDESQLYLWNEMLALSRRYGAECFADLGPRSTVRSPWLSAAAVQRGVSLESVFPRITESDLYVCGPSAWTDLVVREARSAGLKDSQIHVERFDW, from the coding sequence ATGGACACGATCGCCGGCACGAGGTGGACACCTGCGGAGGAGGCTCCGCGCCCGGCCGACCCCGGGCGGACCTGGCGCCGGGCATTGCGCCGCCGGCTGCTGGTCGCCGACCTCGCCGTCGTCGTCGGCTGGGCGTCGACCGCGCTCGCGGTCGGTCTGTATCTCCTCAACGGCGGTCTCGCGGCCATCGCCTCACCGGCCGACGCCGTCAACGGTCTCGGGATCGTCACCGGCCTTGCAGGCACCAACCTCATCCTGATCATGGTGGTGCTCGCCGCGCGGATCCCGTGGCTGGACCGGGCGGTGGGTCAGGACGTGGTCATGGGCTGGCACCGCAGCCTGGGCAAGCCGGTGCTCTACCTGCTCACCGCTCACGCCGTTCTTCTGACTGTCGGCTATGCCCTGCAAGACGGAACCTCGGTCATCGCGGAGACGATGTCCTTCCTCGGCGTCGGGGATCTGCTGTACGCCTACATCGCATTCGCTCTCCTGCTCACCGTCGTGGTGACCTCGCTCGTCGCCGTCCGCCGCCGCTTCGCCTACGAGTTCTGGCACGTGGTCCATCTCCTCAGCTACGCCGCAGTGCTGTTCGCGCTGCCGCACCAGCTCAGTGTGGGCGGGGTGCTCGCGGACGGCACCGCGCAGCGGAGCTACTGGATCCTCCTGTACGTCCTGGCGTACGCCGCGATTCTCTGGTTCCGGGTCGTGAAGCCGGTGGCGCTCTCCCTACGGCACCGGTTCAGGGTGGAAGCAGTCGAGTGGATCGCTCCGGATGTCGTATCCTTGCACCTCCGGGGCCGTGCGGGACACCGTCTGCCCCTGAGCGGCGGACAGTACGCGAATTGGCGCTTCCTGACGGTCCGTGACTGGTGGCACGCGCATCCGCTGTCGTTCTCGGCCCGGGGTGACGACGGCGGAGTGCGGCTCACGGTGCGGCTCACCGGTTCCGGCACGCGTGCGCTCAGTGCGTTGCGTCCCGGCACGCCGGTGATGTTCGAGGGCCCCTATGGCCTCTTCACGAAAGCCGCCCGAACCAAGCGATCGGTCGCGCTCGTGGCGGCCGGGATCGGGGTCACCCCGATCCGCTCGTTGCTCGAAGAGCTCGCCCCGGCACCCGGTGAAGCCACCATCCTGCTCCGGGCGGGCGACGAATCCCAGCTGTACCTCTGGAACGAGATGCTCGCGTTGAGCCGACGCTACGGAGCCGAGTGCTTCGCGGACCTCGGACCCAGGTCAACAGTCCGGTCCCCCTGGCTCTCGGCGGCCGCGGTGCAGCGGGGTGTCAGCCTGGAATCGGTGTTCCCCCGGATCACCGAGTCCGATCTGTATGTCTGCGGGCCTTCGGCCTGGACTGATCTGGTGGTCCGCGAGGCCAGGAGCGCAGGCCTGAAGGACTCCCAGATCCATGTGGAAAGGTTCGACTGGTGA
- a CDS encoding FAD:protein FMN transferase, whose product MSRTVFTSMGTVISLLTPGPPPAAQVLAAVEREFHDRDRRFSLYRADSEVSALARGELQLTAVSPEFRSTLHRATGWEDATHGSFRTRSPNGVLDLSGLVKAEAMEAAGNRLLTAGAGHWLLNAGGDVLVSGRNGTMAWTVGIVDPLDRTALITSVQLGEPWPALATSGVAERGEHIWGPPGHADFLQVSVLGPDIVTADVLATAIMAGGRRALEASVSGGNIDALCITRDDQLLITPRLRAQVTAPSGSWNAGAGRRSVPEAS is encoded by the coding sequence ATGAGCCGAACGGTGTTCACCTCCATGGGGACCGTGATCAGCCTGCTGACGCCGGGGCCGCCGCCCGCCGCCCAGGTGCTGGCCGCCGTCGAACGCGAGTTCCATGACCGGGACCGGCGATTCAGCCTCTACCGCGCGGACTCTGAAGTCAGCGCACTGGCGCGGGGCGAACTGCAGCTGACCGCAGTCAGCCCGGAGTTCCGGTCCACGCTGCATCGCGCCACCGGCTGGGAGGACGCCACGCACGGGTCGTTCCGGACTCGATCACCCAACGGCGTCCTCGACCTCTCGGGACTCGTCAAGGCCGAGGCGATGGAGGCGGCGGGAAACCGGCTCCTCACAGCGGGCGCCGGGCACTGGCTGCTCAACGCCGGTGGCGATGTTCTGGTGTCCGGACGGAACGGGACCATGGCGTGGACGGTCGGCATCGTGGACCCTCTGGACAGAACAGCCCTCATCACGTCGGTCCAGTTGGGGGAACCCTGGCCCGCCCTGGCCACGTCCGGCGTCGCCGAGCGCGGTGAGCACATCTGGGGACCTCCCGGTCACGCCGACTTCCTCCAGGTCTCGGTACTCGGCCCGGACATCGTCACCGCCGACGTCCTCGCCACGGCGATCATGGCGGGAGGCCGTCGGGCTCTGGAGGCCAGCGTTTCGGGAGGGAACATCGATGCGCTTTGCATCACCCGGGACGATCAGCTGTTGATCACCCCGCGGCTGCGCGCCCAGGTGACGGCGCCGTCCGGGAGCTGGAATGCCGGGGCCGGCCGTCGGTCCGTCCCGGAAGCATCCTGA
- a CDS encoding glutamate synthase subunit beta, with product MADPRGFLKVRERETQPRRPVPVRIMDWKEVYEAQEKGVLKSQAGRCMDCGVPFCHQGCPLGNLIPEWNDLVWRDRGQEAIERLHATNNFPEFTGRLCPAPCESSCVLGINQPAVTIKQVEVSIIDQAFEEGWVTPLPPTRLTGKTVAVVGSGPAGLAVAQQLTRVGHTVAVYERDDKIGGLLRYGIPDFKMEKDHLDRRLEQMKAEGTRFRPGVNVGVDVTWEQLRRRYDAVVVTTGATAPRDLPIPGRELSGVHYAMDYLVPSNRVVAGEEPENHIDARGKHVVILGGGDTGADCIGTAHRQQAASVTTLAIGKQPPAERPAHQPWPLFPTLFEVASAHEEGGERTYLASTVEFVGENGQLTGIKVAETEFVDGKRLPKAGTERIIPADLVFLALGFTGAEPAGITEQIKAEFDGRGNVSRDAEYMTSTEGVFVAGDAGRGQSLIVWAIAEGRACAASVDRFLTGSTILPAPVAPTDRAISLL from the coding sequence GTGGCTGATCCCCGTGGCTTTTTGAAGGTCCGCGAACGCGAGACCCAGCCTCGCCGCCCCGTTCCGGTCCGCATCATGGACTGGAAGGAAGTGTACGAGGCGCAGGAGAAGGGCGTCCTGAAGAGCCAGGCCGGCCGGTGCATGGACTGTGGCGTGCCGTTCTGTCACCAGGGCTGTCCTCTGGGCAACCTCATTCCCGAATGGAACGACCTCGTGTGGCGTGACCGTGGCCAGGAGGCCATCGAACGTCTGCACGCCACCAACAACTTCCCGGAGTTCACCGGTCGGCTGTGCCCGGCGCCTTGCGAGTCGTCCTGCGTGCTGGGCATCAACCAGCCTGCGGTGACGATCAAGCAGGTCGAGGTCTCGATCATCGACCAGGCCTTCGAGGAAGGCTGGGTCACGCCCCTGCCGCCGACCCGTCTGACGGGCAAGACCGTGGCCGTGGTCGGTTCCGGCCCGGCCGGCCTCGCCGTCGCGCAGCAGCTCACCCGGGTGGGCCACACCGTGGCCGTGTACGAGCGGGACGACAAGATCGGCGGCCTGCTGCGGTACGGCATCCCGGACTTCAAGATGGAGAAGGACCACCTGGACCGCCGTTTGGAGCAGATGAAGGCTGAGGGCACCCGCTTCCGTCCGGGCGTCAACGTGGGCGTCGACGTCACGTGGGAGCAGCTGCGCCGGCGTTACGACGCCGTCGTGGTCACCACCGGCGCCACCGCGCCCCGTGATCTCCCGATCCCCGGCCGCGAGCTGTCCGGCGTGCACTACGCCATGGACTACCTGGTGCCGTCCAACCGCGTGGTCGCGGGGGAGGAGCCGGAGAACCACATCGACGCCCGCGGCAAGCACGTGGTCATCCTCGGCGGCGGTGACACCGGCGCCGACTGCATCGGAACCGCGCACCGCCAGCAGGCGGCGTCGGTGACGACGCTCGCGATCGGCAAGCAGCCCCCGGCCGAGCGCCCCGCTCACCAGCCGTGGCCGCTGTTCCCGACCCTTTTCGAAGTGGCCAGTGCCCATGAGGAGGGCGGTGAACGCACCTACCTCGCGTCCACCGTCGAATTCGTGGGGGAGAACGGTCAGCTCACCGGCATCAAGGTCGCGGAGACCGAGTTCGTGGACGGCAAGCGCCTTCCCAAGGCCGGCACCGAGCGGATCATCCCGGCCGACCTGGTCTTCCTCGCCCTCGGATTCACCGGCGCGGAGCCGGCCGGGATCACCGAGCAGATCAAGGCGGAGTTCGACGGCCGCGGCAATGTCAGCCGCGACGCCGAGTACATGACCAGCACGGAAGGCGTCTTCGTTGCCGGCGACGCAGGCCGTGGCCAGTCACTGATCGTGTGGGCGATCGCCGAGGGCCGTGCGTGCGCGGCATCGGTGGACCGGTTCCTGACCGGGAGCACCATCCTCCCGGCTCCCGTGGCGCCCACAGATCGAGCCATCTCGCTGCTCTAG
- the pyk gene encoding pyruvate kinase, whose product MRRAKIVATFGPALGTYEKALEVIQAGMNVARLNMSHGDHSMHDVNYENIRKASSMLGVAVGIMADLQGPKIRLGKFVNDEKHFLEVGDQFTITTENVPGTKEICSTTLKSLTEDVRPGDTLLIDDGKVALRAVSVDEVKVVAEVTVPGYVSNNKGINLPGVAVNVPALSEKDETDLRWALQRGVDMIALSFVRDATDITRVHEIMDEEGRKIPVIAKIEKPQAVDQLHDIVDAFDAIMVARGDLGVELPLEEVPVVQKKAIAEARRWAKPVIVATQVLESMIENPRPTRAEASDCANAVLDGADAVMLSGETSVGKYAIETVKTMARIIEYTEEKALDLVPALGSKPKTRGGAITLAAVEIADQLDAKYICTFTQSGDSARRLSRLRPKKPIFAFTPVDQVRNFLALTWGIQPIQVPMVNHTDAMTAQVDTFLTDLELVQDDDLVVIAAGSPPGQAGSTNSIKVHKVGDLADTGRAGQEGRREPIGPWPAKKKKKK is encoded by the coding sequence ATGAGACGCGCAAAGATTGTGGCCACTTTCGGCCCCGCCCTGGGCACCTATGAGAAGGCCCTCGAGGTCATCCAGGCGGGCATGAATGTGGCCCGCCTGAACATGAGCCACGGCGATCACTCCATGCACGATGTCAACTACGAGAACATCCGCAAGGCTTCGTCGATGCTCGGTGTGGCCGTGGGCATCATGGCCGACCTTCAGGGGCCCAAGATCCGTCTGGGCAAGTTCGTCAACGATGAGAAGCACTTCCTGGAGGTGGGGGACCAGTTCACCATCACCACGGAGAACGTGCCGGGCACCAAGGAGATCTGCTCCACCACGCTCAAGAGCCTCACCGAGGACGTCCGTCCCGGTGACACCCTCCTGATCGACGACGGCAAGGTCGCCCTGCGCGCCGTGAGCGTCGACGAGGTCAAGGTCGTCGCCGAGGTCACCGTGCCGGGCTACGTGTCCAACAACAAGGGCATCAACCTGCCCGGTGTCGCCGTCAACGTCCCCGCCCTGAGCGAGAAGGACGAGACCGATCTCCGCTGGGCGCTGCAGCGCGGCGTCGACATGATCGCATTGTCCTTCGTGCGCGATGCCACGGACATCACCCGTGTCCACGAGATCATGGACGAGGAAGGCCGGAAGATCCCGGTCATCGCCAAGATCGAGAAGCCGCAGGCCGTGGACCAGCTGCACGACATCGTGGACGCATTCGACGCGATCATGGTGGCCCGTGGCGACCTCGGCGTCGAGCTGCCCCTCGAAGAGGTGCCGGTCGTCCAGAAGAAGGCCATCGCCGAAGCCCGTCGCTGGGCCAAGCCGGTCATCGTGGCCACCCAGGTGCTCGAGTCCATGATCGAGAACCCCCGCCCCACCCGTGCTGAGGCCTCCGACTGCGCCAATGCCGTGCTGGATGGCGCCGACGCCGTCATGCTCTCCGGTGAGACCAGCGTGGGCAAGTACGCGATCGAGACGGTCAAGACCATGGCCCGCATCATCGAGTACACCGAGGAGAAGGCTCTGGATCTCGTTCCGGCCCTCGGTTCCAAGCCGAAGACCCGTGGCGGCGCCATCACCCTGGCCGCCGTGGAGATCGCCGACCAGCTCGACGCCAAGTACATCTGCACCTTCACGCAGTCCGGTGACTCGGCCCGCCGCCTGTCCCGTCTGCGCCCGAAGAAGCCGATCTTCGCGTTCACCCCGGTGGACCAGGTCCGCAACTTCCTGGCCCTGACCTGGGGCATCCAGCCGATCCAGGTCCCCATGGTGAACCACACCGACGCCATGACGGCCCAGGTGGACACCTTCCTGACGGATCTGGAACTGGTCCAGGACGACGACCTCGTGGTGATCGCCGCCGGTTCGCCTCCCGGACAGGCCGGCTCCACCAACTCCATCAAGGTCCACAAGGTGGGCGACCTGGCCGACACCGGCCGCGCCGGCCAGGAGGGCCGCCGGGAGCCGATCGGCCCCTGGCCCGCCAAGAAGAAGAAAAAGAAGTAG
- a CDS encoding prenyltransferase — protein MTLTADLLRKVFVASRPISWPNTAFPFAAAYFLTAGVVDWKLVVGTLFFLVPYNAAMYGTNDVFDYESDLRNPRKGGVEGAVLDPSLHRPVLYLVWGSCVPFVIALVLGGGPWSWLVLAVSLFAVAAYSVAGLRFKEKPVLDSITSSTHFVSPALYGLVLAGWAPGGSAVVKADDAAVGVSVLCAFFLWGMASHAFGAIQDILPDREAGIDSIGTLLGSRVTLAFVVVCYAAAGVVLLVTGGPARWTGLLVIPYLLNVAPYLGVRDETSERTRPGWRRFLWLNYLTGFAVTLTMIGLSLGI, from the coding sequence ATGACACTGACAGCTGATCTGCTGCGCAAGGTCTTCGTGGCGTCCCGTCCCATCTCCTGGCCCAACACCGCCTTCCCCTTCGCCGCCGCGTACTTCCTGACCGCCGGAGTGGTCGACTGGAAGCTCGTGGTCGGCACGCTGTTCTTCCTGGTCCCCTACAACGCGGCGATGTACGGCACGAACGACGTGTTCGACTACGAATCCGACCTCCGCAACCCCCGCAAGGGAGGTGTCGAGGGCGCGGTGCTGGACCCGTCGCTGCACCGGCCCGTGCTGTACCTGGTGTGGGGTTCGTGCGTGCCGTTCGTCATCGCCCTGGTGCTCGGCGGCGGGCCGTGGAGCTGGCTCGTGCTCGCCGTCTCGCTGTTCGCCGTCGCCGCGTACAGCGTCGCGGGGCTGCGGTTCAAAGAGAAGCCGGTCCTGGACTCCATCACCTCCAGCACGCACTTCGTCTCCCCCGCGCTGTACGGTCTGGTCCTCGCCGGGTGGGCTCCGGGCGGTTCGGCGGTCGTGAAGGCTGACGACGCCGCGGTCGGCGTGAGCGTGCTCTGCGCCTTCTTCCTCTGGGGCATGGCGAGCCACGCCTTCGGGGCGATCCAGGACATCCTCCCGGACCGCGAAGCCGGCATCGACTCGATCGGCACGCTGCTCGGGAGCCGCGTGACCCTCGCGTTCGTGGTGGTCTGCTATGCCGCCGCGGGCGTGGTCCTCCTGGTGACCGGAGGACCGGCCCGCTGGACCGGGCTGCTCGTGATCCCCTACCTCCTCAATGTCGCCCCGTATCTCGGGGTGCGGGATGAGACGTCGGAACGGACCCGGCCCGGTTGGCGGAGGTTCTTGTGGCTCAACTACCTGACCGGGTTCGCGGTCACGCTGACCATGATCGGGCTCAGCCTGGGGATCTGA
- a CDS encoding response regulator has translation MSESPAQDTTETTTGPAKRIVVAEDETLIRLDIIEILRGEGYDVVAEADNGQRAVELAEEHKPDLVIMDVKMPVMDGISAAEQIAKARIAPVVLLTAFSQKELVERAREAGAMAYVVKPFTPADLIPAIEIALSRHEEIKALEKEVVDLKEQFATRKLVERAKSLLTTKMGLSEPEAFRWIQKTSMDRRLSMREVAETIINQVN, from the coding sequence GTGAGCGAATCCCCTGCCCAGGACACCACTGAAACCACCACCGGCCCCGCCAAGCGCATCGTGGTCGCCGAGGATGAGACCCTCATCCGCCTCGACATCATCGAGATCCTCCGCGGTGAAGGCTACGACGTCGTCGCCGAAGCCGACAACGGCCAGCGCGCCGTCGAGCTCGCCGAAGAGCACAAGCCGGATCTGGTGATCATGGACGTCAAGATGCCCGTCATGGACGGCATCAGCGCCGCCGAGCAGATCGCGAAGGCCCGGATCGCCCCCGTCGTGCTCCTGACCGCTTTCAGCCAGAAGGAACTCGTCGAGCGCGCCCGCGAGGCCGGCGCCATGGCCTACGTGGTCAAGCCCTTCACCCCGGCGGACCTGATCCCGGCCATCGAGATCGCGCTGTCCCGCCACGAGGAGATCAAGGCCCTCGAGAAGGAGGTGGTGGACCTCAAGGAGCAGTTCGCCACCCGCAAGCTCGTGGAGCGCGCCAAGAGCCTCCTCACCACCAAGATGGGCCTCTCCGAGCCCGAGGCCTTCCGCTGGATCCAGAAGACCTCCATGGACCGCCGCCTCAGCATGCGCGAAGTCGCGGAGACCATCATCAACCAGGTGAACTGA